In Dehalococcoidia bacterium, one genomic interval encodes:
- a CDS encoding ABC transporter substrate-binding protein: MKHKILWLMLSWLIVAALVLASCGEKVPGEQEEEEEEEEEEEEEEEEEEEEPAAGAPQYGGTLVLFGNHPDNQMGDPLAPDRSKTASSNPMFWLDAFQERPIGGDIDKYGPRGTGEYDFKYWGWIPWEYLRGILIESWDITPEKVVWHVRPGIYWHDNKPHVMEARELVADDLVFYLIRLRESPAGTGVAQATGDIYATDRYTLDIEWTQGYDYMFMYTAGYEDRTTVEPRETVEAGADRFENHVGTGAFMNTEYVIGSYYRYERNPNYWDTTTINGVEYQLPFVDEIIYPIIPDWGTVIAALRTGVLEWANRIPSTYWGELDRSAPELLWSKQYIGTPYPVAVGMDKPPLDDIRVRKALMVGVNPKPFYELMLVPMEIPEVLPYPLLPTDPAYIPWEEMSPDQQLLYKYNPELAKELLAEAGYPEGLKLEMVVRSDLSEVERASLLAGQWSEIGVELDLIICDPATWSTHRYHRTYMHLFAGSGAEMLNPVIGLERCFMTGGAINVPGYSNPEVDELILKMKREIDPDKRTPLIQEACLKVLEDVVYIPISGAAPASSCWWPWLKNYYGEFTGGDAATDSTIFNRIWIDQDLKAEMGY, translated from the coding sequence GAAGAAGAGGAGGAGGAAGAAGAAGAAGAGGAGCCAGCAGCAGGTGCACCGCAATATGGTGGGACCCTGGTCCTCTTTGGCAATCATCCTGATAACCAAATGGGTGACCCACTAGCCCCCGACAGGAGCAAAACTGCATCCTCTAACCCTATGTTCTGGCTCGATGCCTTTCAAGAGCGCCCAATAGGTGGTGACATTGACAAGTATGGGCCGAGGGGCACCGGCGAATATGATTTTAAGTATTGGGGCTGGATTCCTTGGGAGTACCTACGAGGCATTTTGATCGAGAGCTGGGACATTACTCCAGAAAAGGTAGTCTGGCACGTACGGCCGGGAATTTACTGGCACGATAATAAGCCGCACGTAATGGAAGCCAGAGAACTCGTCGCGGATGATTTGGTATTTTATCTAATACGCCTCAGGGAGAGCCCAGCTGGGACAGGCGTTGCACAGGCGACGGGGGACATATATGCCACAGATAGATACACTCTTGACATTGAGTGGACTCAAGGCTATGACTATATGTTCATGTATACGGCTGGCTATGAGGATCGTACCACTGTTGAGCCGCGTGAAACGGTAGAAGCCGGCGCTGATAGGTTTGAAAATCATGTTGGCACCGGAGCTTTTATGAACACAGAGTATGTTATTGGTTCTTACTACAGATACGAAAGGAATCCTAATTACTGGGACACAACAACAATTAACGGTGTAGAGTATCAATTACCGTTTGTAGATGAGATTATCTACCCCATAATTCCCGATTGGGGTACCGTTATAGCCGCCCTACGGACAGGGGTGCTCGAGTGGGCAAATAGGATTCCTAGCACCTACTGGGGCGAGTTAGATAGGTCTGCTCCTGAACTGCTATGGTCCAAACAGTACATAGGAACTCCATACCCCGTAGCAGTGGGGATGGATAAGCCACCTTTAGACGATATACGCGTAAGAAAGGCTCTGATGGTGGGCGTCAACCCGAAACCTTTCTATGAGCTCATGCTCGTGCCAATGGAAATACCAGAAGTATTGCCCTACCCGCTATTGCCGACTGATCCCGCTTACATCCCATGGGAAGAAATGTCTCCTGACCAGCAATTGCTATATAAGTATAACCCGGAACTGGCTAAGGAGCTGCTGGCTGAGGCCGGTTACCCCGAGGGCCTTAAGCTGGAAATGGTTGTTAGAAGCGACTTAAGTGAGGTTGAAAGAGCCTCTCTGCTTGCTGGCCAGTGGTCTGAGATTGGGGTTGAGCTTGACTTGATAATATGCGACCCTGCTACCTGGTCAACGCACAGGTACCACCGTACTTACATGCATCTGTTCGCAGGTAGTGGCGCCGAAATGCTCAATCCTGTAATTGGGCTGGAGCGCTGCTTTATGACGGGTGGTGCCATAAACGTTCCTGGGTACTCGAACCCTGAGGTGGATGAGCTAATTTTGAAGATGAAGAGAGAGATAGACCCTGACAAGCGAACGCCCTTGATTCAAGAGGCGTGCCTTAAGGTGCTTGAGGACGTTGTTTATATACCTATCTCTGGTGCTGCCCCAGCATCCTCCTGTTGGTGGCCGTGGCTAAAAAATTACTATGGTGAGTTCACTGGTGGAGATGCTGCCACGGACAGTACTATCTTTAATAGGATATGGATTGACCAAGACCTGAAGGCAGAGATGGGATATTAG